Proteins from a single region of Hordeum vulgare subsp. vulgare chromosome 6H, MorexV3_pseudomolecules_assembly, whole genome shotgun sequence:
- the LOC123401153 gene encoding outer envelope pore protein 21, chloroplastic-like: METSLRLRGADSTSGQQLGLRIHAKQKLPIAYNALLQAHAEIDTATRKPCLLAVLARHFFPQLSANVGAGVQLERGNIFRYAFRGKKAVSFTDDGLLGLNIKGRLLADKNFKPRRKSGAVELAWTILDFRKGQDVRIKAGYELYRKMPYFQLRENNWTLNGYMDGKWDVRFDM; this comes from the exons ATGGAGACCTCCCTGCGGCTTCGCGGCGCCGACTCGACCTCCGGGCAGCAGCTCGGCCTCCGCATCCACGCCAAGCAGAAGTTGCCCATCGCCTACAACGCACTCCTACAG GCTCACGCGGAGATCGACACCGCCACCAGGAAGCCctgcctcctcgccgtcctcgcaAGGCACTTCTTCCCACAG CTGTCGGCCAACGTCGGGGCAGGGGTCCAGCTGGAGAGGGGCAACATCTTCAGGTACGCCTTCCGGGGCAAGAAGGCCGTCTCCTTCACGGACGACGGCCTCCTCGGCCTCAACATCAAGGGACGCCTCCTCGCCGACAAGAACTTCAAGCCG AGGAGGAAGAGCGGCGCCGTCGAGTTGGCCTGGACCATACTCGACTTCAGAAAGGGCCAGGACGTCAGGATCAAGGCCGGATACGAGCTATACCGCAAG ATGCCTTATTTCCAGTTGAGGGAGAACAACTGGACTCTTAATGGTTACATGGATGGAAAATGGGATGTGAGATTCGATATGTGA